The proteins below are encoded in one region of Roseovarius bejariae:
- a CDS encoding D-cysteine desulfhydrase encodes MHLARFPRHFLAHLPTPLERLDRLSAELGGPEIWIKRDDCTGLSTGGNKTRKLEFLMAEAEAQGADMVMTQGATQSNHARQTAAFAAKLGMKCHILLEDRTGSNDPNYNYNGNVLLDHLHGATTEKRPGGGDMNAEMEAVADKLRADGKKVYTIPGGGSNPTGALGYVNCAFELLNQVNSTGLKIDHLVHATGSAGTQAGLITGLQAMNAQIPLLGIGVRAPKPKQEENVYNLACATAEKLGCAGVVKREDVVANTDYVGEGYGIPTESGLEAIRMFAELEAILLDPVYSAKGAAGLIDLIRKGHFKKGERVVFLHTGGAAALFGYDAAFDFKGRWVTA; translated from the coding sequence ATGCATCTTGCCCGCTTTCCCCGCCACTTCCTTGCCCATTTGCCCACGCCTCTTGAGCGTCTGGACCGCCTGAGTGCGGAACTGGGCGGGCCGGAGATCTGGATCAAGCGCGACGATTGCACGGGTCTGTCCACCGGCGGTAACAAGACCCGCAAACTGGAATTCCTGATGGCCGAGGCCGAGGCGCAGGGCGCCGACATGGTGATGACCCAAGGGGCCACGCAATCGAACCACGCGCGGCAAACGGCGGCTTTTGCTGCCAAGCTGGGCATGAAGTGTCATATCCTGTTGGAAGATCGCACCGGATCGAACGATCCGAATTATAACTATAACGGCAACGTGTTGCTGGACCATCTGCACGGGGCCACCACCGAGAAACGCCCCGGCGGCGGCGACATGAACGCCGAGATGGAAGCGGTGGCCGACAAGCTGCGCGCCGATGGCAAGAAAGTTTACACCATTCCCGGCGGTGGCTCGAACCCCACGGGCGCGCTGGGCTATGTGAACTGTGCCTTTGAGCTTCTGAACCAAGTGAATAGCACGGGCCTGAAGATCGACCATCTGGTACATGCCACCGGCAGTGCGGGCACGCAGGCGGGGCTGATCACGGGCTTACAGGCGATGAACGCGCAAATCCCGCTTCTGGGGATTGGCGTGCGGGCGCCCAAGCCCAAGCAGGAAGAGAACGTCTATAACCTGGCCTGTGCCACCGCCGAGAAACTGGGCTGTGCCGGGGTCGTGAAGCGCGAGGACGTGGTGGCCAACACCGATTACGTCGGCGAGGGCTATGGCATCCCGACCGAGAGCGGTTTGGAAGCGATCCGCATGTTCGCCGAGTTGGAAGCGATCCTGCTGGACCCGGTGTATTCGGCCAAGGGCGCGGCGGGCCTGATTGATTTGATCCGTAAGGGGCATTTCAAGAAGGGTGAGCGGGTTGTCTTCCTGCACACCGGCGGGGCTGCGGCGCTCTTTGGCTATGACGCGGCCTTTGATTTCAAGGGTCGCTGGGTCACGGCCTAA
- a CDS encoding LysR family transcriptional regulator yields MRLDWLEDILAVLDTGSFVRAAERRNLTQSAFTRRIRAIEDSLGAPLFDRSRKPVTLLPAIREQEAQMRRLASDLRALGDSLRGAALGQDRAISLACQHAITTTVSPALVRQLTEATGASVRVRSGNRDECLLMLLSGEVDLVVSYDLAGVDAAPTPAFHDHTLGQETLRPVCTPAVAKSLRTGNLPVITYPRDVFLGQVMDSQVWPRLPSGTHLHRKAETALTLAAYHYALDGIGVAWLPGSLVANDLASGALVDPFSGSFGITLEIRLLRLRDVTRPGVREAWDILVQDGA; encoded by the coding sequence ATGCGACTCGATTGGCTCGAAGACATCCTTGCGGTTCTCGATACCGGCTCCTTCGTGCGGGCCGCCGAGCGGCGCAATCTCACCCAATCGGCCTTCACCCGCCGCATCCGCGCCATCGAAGACAGCCTCGGCGCACCGCTCTTTGACCGAAGCCGCAAACCCGTGACCCTCTTGCCCGCGATCCGCGAACAAGAGGCCCAGATGCGCCGCCTCGCCTCGGACCTGCGCGCGCTTGGCGATAGCCTCCGGGGCGCGGCCTTGGGGCAAGACCGGGCCATCTCGCTGGCCTGTCAGCACGCGATCACGACCACGGTCTCCCCCGCTCTCGTGCGACAGTTGACCGAGGCGACCGGGGCCTCGGTCCGCGTCCGCTCGGGCAACCGCGACGAATGCCTGCTGATGTTGCTCTCGGGCGAGGTTGATCTGGTGGTCAGCTACGATCTGGCCGGGGTGGATGCCGCCCCCACCCCCGCCTTTCATGACCATACACTGGGTCAGGAAACCCTGCGGCCCGTCTGCACCCCTGCGGTGGCAAAATCCCTGCGAACCGGCAACCTGCCGGTCATCACCTACCCCCGCGATGTCTTTCTGGGCCAAGTGATGGACTCTCAGGTCTGGCCCCGCCTGCCCTCCGGAACCCACCTGCACCGCAAGGCCGAAACCGCCCTGACGCTGGCGGCATATCACTATGCTTTGGATGGCATCGGGGTGGCGTGGCTGCCGGGGTCCCTTGTGGCGAACGATCTGGCAAGCGGCGCACTGGTCGATCCCTTCAGCGGCAGCTTCGGTATCACGCTGGAAATCCGCCTGCTCCGCCTGCGCGACGTAACACGCCCCGGCGTGCGTGAGGCATGGGACATCCTTGTACAGGACGGGGCCTAG
- a CDS encoding iron-containing alcohol dehydrogenase, whose translation METGVGAMFSFQTAGEIRFGRGVAGEAASRAMGFGRRVLLVHGATAARAEWLAEALRDAGAEVAGFACGREPDVALIEAGVAAARNHGAQVVVSLGGGAVIDAGKAIAALVPATRSMLDHLEVVGQGAPLEADPLPFIALPTTAGTGAEVTKNAVIGVPEAGRKVSLRDARMLADLALVDPGLTDGLPKAVTLASGLDAVTQVIEPYVSSKANRLTDALCRAVIAPGLRALRYLVDEGEDKAARDELAWCSLSGGLALANAGLGAVHGLAGPIGGVSPAPHGAVCGRLLPFVLEENARRAEGVTAARLGEVRGWIAEALGGDPDEAPATLEAWALAAGLPGLQAMGLTPAQFGAVAEAAVGSSSMKGNPVELDVECLVQILQRAG comes from the coding sequence ATGGAAACCGGAGTAGGCGCGATGTTCAGTTTTCAGACCGCAGGGGAAATTCGGTTTGGCCGGGGGGTGGCCGGGGAGGCGGCAAGCCGTGCCATGGGCTTTGGCCGCCGGGTTTTGCTGGTGCATGGGGCCACGGCGGCGCGGGCCGAGTGGTTGGCCGAGGCCCTGCGCGACGCGGGGGCCGAGGTGGCGGGGTTCGCCTGTGGGCGGGAGCCGGATGTGGCCTTGATCGAGGCAGGCGTTGCCGCCGCGCGGAACCATGGGGCGCAGGTGGTCGTCAGCCTTGGCGGCGGGGCGGTGATCGACGCGGGCAAGGCGATTGCCGCATTGGTGCCCGCCACGCGGTCGATGCTGGACCATCTTGAGGTTGTGGGGCAGGGGGCGCCGCTGGAGGCGGACCCCTTGCCGTTCATTGCCCTGCCCACAACCGCAGGCACCGGGGCGGAGGTGACCAAGAACGCGGTGATTGGCGTGCCCGAGGCGGGGCGGAAGGTCTCGCTGCGCGATGCGCGGATGTTGGCCGATCTGGCGCTGGTTGATCCCGGATTGACCGATGGGCTTCCGAAAGCCGTGACATTGGCCAGTGGGCTGGATGCGGTGACGCAAGTCATTGAGCCTTATGTGAGTTCCAAGGCCAACCGGCTGACGGATGCCCTTTGCCGCGCGGTGATTGCGCCGGGGCTGCGGGCCTTGCGGTACTTGGTGGACGAGGGCGAGGACAAGGCGGCGCGGGATGAGCTGGCATGGTGCAGCTTGTCGGGCGGGCTGGCGCTGGCCAATGCGGGGCTGGGGGCCGTGCATGGGTTGGCCGGTCCGATTGGGGGTGTCTCACCCGCGCCGCACGGGGCGGTTTGCGGGCGGCTTTTACCCTTTGTTCTGGAGGAAAACGCGCGTCGGGCCGAGGGCGTGACGGCGGCGCGCCTGGGCGAGGTGCGCGGCTGGATCGCCGAGGCCTTGGGCGGGGACCCGGATGAGGCCCCCGCGACGCTGGAGGCATGGGCGCTGGCGGCGGGCCTGCCGGGGTTGCAGGCCATGGGGTTGACGCCTGCGCAGTTTGGCGCGGTGGCCGAGGCGGCGGTTGGATCGTCGTCGATGAAGGGCAATCCGGTGGAGCTGGATGTGGAGTGTTTGGTTCAGATATTGCAGCGCGCGGGGTAA
- a CDS encoding LysR family transcriptional regulator, with the protein MNLSFRQLQCFREVILAGSISQAARSLGRTQPAVSAMIAGLEEELGFALFLREQGKLMPTPEARYFFEECEEILARLEQTKRTLSGMAKLERGRLRIACHPAASGFFLPRVLTSFLKGRERVEVSLMMRSSAVIEDLVASQQFDLGFAETPKPRESIRQEDFGLECVCALPPGDPLAARDIVTPADLEGRGLAMLFDEHVVTRQTREVFAQAGCGFERVFELQTFLPGIRFVEAGLCTMICDLITAHTYVHNTGAQTGGVVFRPFRPTVTSGVSVLTPAHATASRMSEAFCAHLVEHVGRLRDEVLKWKPE; encoded by the coding sequence ATGAACCTGTCGTTTCGGCAATTGCAATGTTTCCGCGAGGTGATCCTTGCCGGCTCGATCAGTCAGGCGGCGCGGTCCTTGGGGCGGACGCAACCGGCGGTCAGCGCGATGATCGCGGGGCTGGAGGAGGAATTGGGCTTTGCCCTGTTTCTGCGCGAGCAGGGCAAGCTGATGCCGACGCCCGAGGCGCGGTATTTCTTCGAGGAATGCGAGGAGATCCTGGCGCGGTTGGAACAGACCAAGCGGACCCTGTCGGGGATGGCCAAGCTGGAGCGCGGGCGGCTCAGGATTGCCTGTCACCCGGCGGCCTCGGGGTTTTTCCTGCCTCGGGTTCTGACCTCGTTCCTGAAGGGGCGGGAGCGGGTGGAGGTTTCGCTTATGATGCGGTCTTCGGCGGTGATCGAGGATTTGGTGGCCTCGCAGCAGTTCGATCTGGGCTTTGCGGAAACGCCCAAGCCGCGGGAATCGATCCGGCAGGAGGATTTCGGGTTGGAATGCGTCTGTGCCCTGCCGCCCGGTGATCCGCTGGCGGCGCGGGATATCGTGACGCCTGCGGATTTGGAAGGGCGGGGGTTGGCGATGCTGTTTGACGAGCATGTGGTCACCCGCCAGACCCGCGAGGTGTTCGCGCAAGCGGGGTGCGGGTTTGAACGGGTGTTCGAATTGCAGACCTTCCTGCCGGGGATACGCTTTGTCGAGGCCGGGCTATGCACGATGATTTGCGATCTGATCACCGCGCATACCTATGTGCATAACACTGGCGCGCAGACCGGCGGGGTGGTGTTCCGGCCTTTCCGGCCCACGGTGACAAGCGGGGTGTCGGTTCTGACACCGGCCCATGCCACGGCCTCAAGGATGTCCGAGGCGTTTTGCGCCCATCTGGTTGAACATGTGGGACGGCTGCGCGATGAGGTGTTGAAATGGAAACCGGAGTAG
- a CDS encoding TRAP transporter small permease produces the protein MDTFAKYLLTALICIVALGQFVQVITRYVLQVPVMGLEETMLYPTLWLYILGAVNASREDTHIRANVLEIAIKTQRGHTILAIVGEVISLVVGLWLLTWAWDFTQYAWRVWKESPTLYIPTFYSDVALVAGLALMMVYTATHLLRHIKALSTGGDQ, from the coding sequence ATGGACACTTTCGCCAAATACCTGCTGACGGCGCTGATCTGCATCGTGGCCCTTGGCCAATTCGTGCAGGTCATCACCCGCTACGTGTTGCAAGTGCCGGTCATGGGGCTTGAGGAAACCATGCTCTACCCCACGCTCTGGCTTTACATCCTCGGCGCCGTGAACGCCTCGCGCGAAGATACCCACATCCGCGCCAACGTGCTTGAGATTGCCATCAAAACCCAGCGCGGCCACACCATCCTTGCCATCGTCGGCGAGGTGATCAGCCTCGTCGTCGGCCTCTGGTTGCTGACCTGGGCCTGGGATTTCACGCAATACGCATGGCGGGTGTGGAAAGAAAGCCCGACACTCTACATCCCCACCTTCTATTCCGATGTGGCACTGGTCGCCGGTCTGGCCCTGATGATGGTCTATACCGCCACCCACCTTCTGCGCCACATCAAGGCCCTCAGCACCGGAGGCGACCAATGA
- a CDS encoding TRAP transporter large permease: MIEIALLAIAILVITLTLGVPLPYCFGAALMVMYFIGDVTMKGMMLWGFQQLGNPVLLAIPLFVLAGTIMSASGIAASLLNFVNAFIGHIRGGLGVVAAVSCAVIGAISGSGLTGIAAIGPLLIPEMEKRGYPREYATALIANSSILGLLIPPSVTMIVYGWVTDTSILACFLATLGPGLLIMFNFSVVNLWMSRKFDLILDDTPSFSEFTSNVASKGFNATPALLMPIIILGGIYGGIMTPTEAAAISVIYALPVGFFIYRGLKWGTFLEAGKEAATAVGAIMLMILFSMILSQMFVYEAIPQKMVSAIFSVTENKVLLLIFINILLFLVGMVVNDVTAIILIAPLLLPLMQAIGVSPVQFAAIMGVNTAMGGVTPPYASILYLGARIGNVKVTKVIPPAMILILTGYVPVVFLTSLWPDLSLFLPALFGY, encoded by the coding sequence ATGATCGAGATAGCCCTTCTCGCCATCGCCATTCTGGTGATCACCCTGACATTGGGCGTGCCGCTGCCCTACTGCTTCGGCGCGGCGCTCATGGTGATGTATTTCATCGGTGACGTGACCATGAAGGGCATGATGCTCTGGGGGTTCCAGCAATTGGGCAACCCGGTGCTTCTGGCCATCCCGCTTTTCGTGCTGGCCGGCACCATCATGTCGGCCAGCGGCATCGCCGCCTCGCTTTTGAACTTCGTCAATGCCTTCATCGGCCATATCCGCGGCGGGCTGGGCGTTGTGGCGGCTGTCTCCTGCGCGGTCATCGGGGCGATCTCGGGCTCGGGCCTCACCGGCATCGCCGCCATTGGCCCGCTCCTGATCCCGGAAATGGAAAAACGCGGCTACCCGCGCGAATACGCCACCGCGCTTATCGCCAACTCCTCGATCCTCGGCCTGCTGATTCCACCTTCTGTCACCATGATCGTCTACGGCTGGGTCACCGATACCTCGATCCTCGCCTGCTTTCTGGCCACGCTGGGGCCGGGCCTGTTGATCATGTTCAACTTCTCGGTGGTGAATCTCTGGATGAGCCGCAAGTTCGACCTGATCCTCGACGACACCCCCAGCTTTTCGGAATTCACCTCGAACGTCGCCAGTAAAGGCTTCAACGCCACGCCGGCGCTGCTCATGCCGATCATCATCCTTGGCGGCATCTACGGCGGCATCATGACCCCGACCGAGGCCGCCGCGATCTCGGTGATCTACGCCCTGCCCGTCGGTTTCTTCATCTACCGCGGGCTGAAATGGGGCACCTTCCTTGAGGCCGGCAAAGAGGCCGCAACGGCGGTGGGCGCGATCATGCTGATGATCCTGTTCTCCATGATCCTCAGCCAGATGTTCGTCTACGAGGCGATCCCCCAGAAAATGGTCAGCGCCATCTTCTCGGTCACCGAAAACAAGGTCCTGTTGCTGATCTTCATCAACATCCTGCTGTTTCTGGTGGGCATGGTGGTCAACGACGTGACCGCCATCATCCTGATTGCCCCGCTGCTCTTGCCGCTGATGCAGGCGATCGGTGTCTCGCCGGTGCAATTCGCCGCCATCATGGGCGTCAACACCGCGATGGGCGGCGTCACTCCGCCCTATGCCTCGATCCTCTATCTCGGCGCGCGCATCGGCAACGTGAAGGTCACCAAGGTGATCCCGCCCGCCATGATCCTGATCCTCACGGGCTATGTGCCCGTGGTCTTCCTCACCTCTCTTTGGCCGGACCTGTCGCTCTTCTTGCCAGCGCTCTTCGGCTACTGA
- the dctP gene encoding TRAP transporter substrate-binding protein DctP, giving the protein MKRFMTTTAAVALMTLASAANAADFKMSHVRPQDATIDKELRAFSETVADATDGDVMINIFPASALGDYTTVQERISVGAIEMATQPAATGADRKMQISSFPFLANSWDEARAIYGPDGPVRDVMAELYAKQDITMLAAYPVYFGGISLNTDPVNPGDPSQSNGIKVRVPGIKSFQLTGEALGYIPSPIPFSEAFTAIQTGVVDGVIGSGAEGYYASFRDVTKAYIPANTHFEVWYMIASNEALAGLDEDDKQALMEAASEFEATRWTVAEEDQGKWEQRLADELGATVVSLTDEERAAMAAKVRAEVWPEVLKDVGEDWGQGILDQIGK; this is encoded by the coding sequence ATGAAACGCTTTATGACAACCACCGCCGCCGTGGCCCTGATGACGCTGGCCAGCGCCGCCAATGCCGCCGACTTCAAGATGAGCCACGTACGCCCACAGGACGCCACCATCGACAAGGAACTGCGCGCCTTTTCCGAAACCGTGGCCGACGCCACCGATGGCGACGTGATGATCAACATCTTCCCGGCCTCGGCCTTGGGCGATTACACCACCGTGCAGGAACGCATCAGCGTGGGCGCAATCGAAATGGCCACCCAACCGGCCGCCACCGGCGCCGACCGCAAAATGCAAATCAGCTCCTTCCCCTTCCTCGCCAACAGCTGGGACGAGGCCCGCGCGATCTATGGCCCCGACGGCCCCGTGCGCGACGTCATGGCCGAACTTTACGCCAAGCAGGACATCACCATGCTGGCCGCCTACCCGGTCTACTTCGGGGGCATCTCGCTCAACACCGATCCGGTGAACCCCGGCGACCCCTCGCAGTCGAACGGCATCAAGGTCCGCGTGCCGGGTATCAAAAGCTTCCAGTTGACGGGTGAGGCCTTGGGCTACATCCCCTCGCCCATTCCCTTCTCCGAAGCCTTCACCGCCATTCAGACCGGCGTTGTCGACGGCGTCATCGGTTCGGGCGCGGAGGGCTACTATGCCTCCTTCCGTGACGTGACCAAGGCCTATATCCCCGCCAACACCCACTTCGAGGTCTGGTACATGATCGCCTCGAACGAGGCGCTGGCCGGGTTGGACGAGGACGACAAACAAGCCCTGATGGAGGCCGCGTCCGAGTTCGAAGCCACCCGCTGGACCGTGGCCGAAGAAGACCAGGGCAAATGGGAACAACGTCTGGCCGACGAACTGGGCGCCACCGTGGTCTCCCTCACCGACGAAGAGCGCGCCGCCATGGCCGCCAAGGTCCGCGCCGAAGTCTGGCCCGAGGTCCTCAAGGACGTGGGCGAGGACTGGGGCCAAGGCATCCTCGACCAGATCGGCAAATAA
- a CDS encoding NAD(P)/FAD-dependent oxidoreductase has protein sequence MQADYAIIGGGVVGLSVAWGLLKKGRKVIVLDGDDGSFRASRGNFGLVWVQSKGMNQPRYAQWSQTSAALWSDFANELSDNTGKGLGLEQKGGYDLHFSEDSLEETVAKYNELKEKLGGDYPFEVLGHNALRREEPAIGPKVVGAILHHQDGHANPLQLLRALAQDTRRMGGEVLTGKQVTDVEKPGQTFVVTCADGTRVEAQKVILSAGLGAISLGPKLGFKAPIRPQRGQVLITEKLPKMINRPSLIARQVDEGGIQIGATNEEVDFDDHVTQPGLSSLAAQAIAAYPDLARAQLVRSWGALRVLSPDGLPIYQESPTMSGAYLVTCHSGITLAAAHARHLPDWLEGHAEAPNLEVFSEDRFV, from the coding sequence ATGCAAGCGGATTACGCGATCATAGGCGGCGGCGTTGTCGGCCTCTCCGTGGCTTGGGGACTTCTGAAAAAAGGCCGCAAAGTCATAGTGTTAGATGGCGATGACGGCTCGTTCCGGGCCAGCCGAGGCAATTTCGGGCTGGTCTGGGTGCAATCCAAGGGCATGAACCAACCCCGCTACGCCCAATGGTCACAAACCTCCGCCGCCCTCTGGTCCGACTTCGCCAATGAGCTTTCCGACAACACCGGCAAGGGTCTGGGCCTTGAACAAAAGGGCGGTTACGACCTGCATTTTTCCGAAGACAGCTTGGAAGAAACGGTCGCTAAGTACAATGAATTAAAGGAAAAACTGGGCGGCGATTACCCGTTCGAGGTGCTGGGGCACAACGCCCTGCGCCGCGAGGAACCGGCCATCGGCCCCAAGGTCGTGGGCGCGATTCTTCACCACCAAGACGGCCACGCCAACCCTCTGCAACTCCTGCGCGCGCTGGCCCAAGACACCCGCCGCATGGGCGGCGAGGTGCTGACCGGCAAGCAGGTGACCGATGTTGAAAAACCGGGGCAAACCTTTGTTGTCACCTGCGCCGATGGCACCCGCGTCGAGGCGCAAAAAGTCATTCTTTCCGCGGGCTTAGGGGCCATATCCCTTGGCCCCAAACTGGGCTTCAAAGCGCCCATCCGCCCGCAACGCGGCCAGGTCTTGATCACCGAAAAACTGCCCAAGATGATCAACCGCCCCTCCCTCATCGCCCGCCAGGTCGACGAAGGCGGCATCCAGATCGGCGCCACCAACGAAGAGGTCGATTTCGACGATCACGTCACCCAACCGGGCCTCTCATCCCTCGCCGCCCAAGCCATCGCCGCCTACCCCGATCTGGCCCGCGCGCAGCTTGTCCGAAGCTGGGGGGCGCTGCGGGTTCTGTCGCCCGACGGCCTGCCGATTTACCAAGAAAGTCCCACCATGTCAGGGGCTTACCTTGTGACCTGTCACAGCGGCATCACCCTTGCAGCCGCCCACGCCCGGCATTTGCCCGACTGGCTGGAAGGCCATGCCGAGGCCCCGAATCTGGAGGTATTCAGTGAAGACCGCTTCGTTTGA
- a CDS encoding 2Fe-2S iron-sulfur cluster-binding protein: MKTASFETLSESRAEVPVTFAGQELMLPEGANLAAALLAAGITTFRHTPTSGAPRAPFCMMGACFDCVVEVDGITRQACMLTVTEGLTISMPQEGADGS, translated from the coding sequence GTGAAGACCGCTTCGTTTGAAACCCTGTCCGAAAGCCGCGCCGAGGTGCCTGTCACCTTCGCCGGGCAAGAGCTCATGTTACCCGAAGGCGCCAACCTCGCTGCCGCCCTGCTCGCCGCTGGCATCACCACCTTCCGTCACACCCCGACCTCCGGCGCGCCGCGCGCCCCCTTTTGCATGATGGGCGCCTGCTTCGACTGCGTGGTCGAGGTGGATGGCATCACGCGACAAGCCTGCATGCTCACCGTCACGGAAGGCCTGACCATCAGCATGCCGCAGGAGGGCGCCGATGGATCATGA
- a CDS encoding NAD(P)/FAD-dependent oxidoreductase produces MDHDLAILGAGPAGLAAARTAAECGLSVVLLDEQSTPGGQIYRDVDRVAPLRGDILGQDYTEGRTLTQSLTTPGITHITGATVWAIEEGQRISYTREGRGAQLSAGHILIATGALERPMPLPGWTLPGVMTAGAAQILLKQSGTLARRAVLVGCGPLLYLIGAQMLRAGTPPLALVETQTRGDSLRALRHAPGILRGWRYALKGLKMLADLRRAGVPRHTAAHDIRITGTDRAEGVEFTAKGQTRTIACDTVLLHHGVTPNTQAARSIDIPHHWDARQACYQPQTDAWGGTTLPTVHIAGDGAGIGGAKAASLAGQIAALDIAHHAGRLPIGDRDLKARPLLRRLSAERAPRAFLDTAYPPFAQALTPDDSTIVCRCEEVTAGDIRRFATMGCNGPNQAKAFGRAGMGPCQGRYCGLTVSALLATANGQDMDETGYYRIRPPLKPVTLGELAAMDTAQDAAE; encoded by the coding sequence ATGGATCATGATCTTGCCATCCTCGGCGCGGGCCCCGCAGGCCTTGCCGCCGCGCGCACCGCTGCGGAATGCGGTTTGAGCGTTGTTTTACTGGACGAACAGTCCACTCCGGGCGGGCAAATCTACCGCGATGTGGATCGCGTCGCCCCCCTGCGCGGCGACATTTTGGGGCAGGATTACACCGAAGGCCGCACCCTCACCCAAAGCCTCACCACACCCGGCATCACCCATATCACCGGGGCCACCGTCTGGGCCATCGAGGAGGGGCAGCGTATCTCCTACACCCGCGAGGGGCGCGGCGCGCAACTCAGCGCCGGGCATATCCTCATCGCCACCGGCGCGCTGGAACGCCCCATGCCCCTGCCCGGCTGGACCCTGCCGGGGGTGATGACGGCGGGTGCCGCGCAAATCCTGCTCAAGCAATCGGGCACCCTGGCCCGGCGCGCGGTGCTGGTGGGGTGTGGCCCGCTGCTCTACCTCATCGGCGCGCAAATGCTGCGCGCGGGCACCCCGCCACTGGCCTTGGTGGAAACCCAAACAAGGGGTGACAGCCTGCGGGCCCTTCGCCATGCACCGGGAATACTCCGCGGCTGGCGCTATGCCCTCAAGGGGTTGAAAATGCTGGCAGACTTGCGCCGTGCAGGCGTGCCGCGCCACACGGCGGCCCATGACATCCGCATCACCGGCACAGACCGCGCCGAGGGGGTAGAGTTCACCGCCAAGGGCCAGACCCGAACCATCGCCTGCGACACCGTCTTGCTGCACCATGGCGTCACGCCCAACACCCAAGCGGCCCGCTCCATCGACATCCCCCACCACTGGGACGCTCGGCAAGCCTGCTATCAACCGCAAACCGACGCATGGGGCGGCACGACCCTACCTACAGTGCATATCGCCGGCGACGGCGCGGGCATCGGCGGGGCCAAGGCAGCGTCCCTCGCGGGCCAGATTGCCGCCCTCGACATCGCCCACCACGCGGGACGCCTGCCCATTGGTGACCGCGACCTGAAGGCCCGCCCGCTCTTGCGCCGCCTCTCTGCCGAACGCGCCCCCCGCGCCTTTCTCGATACCGCCTACCCGCCCTTCGCCCAAGCCCTCACCCCCGACGACAGCACCATCGTCTGCCGCTGCGAGGAAGTCACCGCAGGCGACATTCGCCGCTTTGCCACCATGGGCTGCAATGGCCCCAATCAGGCCAAGGCCTTTGGCCGCGCCGGGATGGGCCCCTGCCAAGGCCGCTATTGCGGGCTGACGGTTTCGGCGCTACTGGCCACGGCCAACGGGCAAGACATGGACGAGACCGGCTATTACCGCATCCGTCCACCGCTCAAACCCGTCACCCTTGGCGAACTGGCCGCGATGGACACGGCTCAGGACGCCGCCGAATAA
- a CDS encoding RidA family protein — translation MIERIDTATRMSKIVKHNGVAYLCGQVGDGDSVAEQTRDCLSRVDALLEKAGTSRDRILQAIVWISDMKYFAEMNEVWDAWVPEGHAPARACGEAKLARDVLKVEVIVTAACD, via the coding sequence ATGATCGAACGCATCGACACCGCCACCCGCATGAGCAAGATCGTCAAGCACAACGGCGTGGCCTACCTCTGCGGCCAAGTGGGCGACGGCGACTCCGTGGCCGAGCAAACCCGCGATTGCCTGTCGCGTGTCGATGCCCTGCTGGAAAAGGCCGGCACCTCGCGCGACCGTATCCTGCAGGCCATCGTCTGGATTTCCGACATGAAATACTTCGCCGAGATGAACGAGGTCTGGGATGCATGGGTGCCCGAAGGCCACGCCCCCGCCCGCGCCTGCGGCGAGGCGAAACTGGCCCGCGATGTGCTCAAGGTCGAAGTGATCGTCACCGCCGCTTGCGACTAA